A genomic window from Megalobrama amblycephala isolate DHTTF-2021 linkage group LG2, ASM1881202v1, whole genome shotgun sequence includes:
- the ggcx gene encoding vitamin K-dependent gamma-carboxylase isoform X1 translates to MEPGASDATAAGAPYIEPSIAKKKNSKENKQATLSPSEQTSTMKRVFGFEKEDVSSWHRLVCLLNRPTDPASLGIFRFLFGMLMALDITQERGLSHLDYKYLDGAPVCRFPLFNFLKPLPMDWMFFVYFVMFLGAVGIMLGCFYRLACLMFISTYWYVFFLDKTTWNNHSYLYGLIGFQLTLMDANRYWSLDGLRNPRKRNAHVPLWNYTLLRTQIFIVYFIAGVKKLDADWVEGYSMKYLAHHWLFDPFKLILPVELVSLMVVHGGGLILDLTAGYLLFFDATRPVAMFFVSYFHCMNSQLFSIGMFPYTMLATSPLFCYPDWPRRFFGRFPEFLWPVLPLISPPPSPSSSCVYPNAPTVSREQEEAHAAARPTTTSFKHKFRAFFTILYITEQLFLPYSHFITQGYNNWTNGLYGYSWDMMVHSRSHQHVKITYRDGVTGEVGYLNPGVFTQSRRWKDHGDMLKQYATCLSENLPRFNISDPEIYFDIWVSINDRFQQRIFDPRIDIVKADWSPFRPNSWLMPLLVDLSPWRTKFEEIEGSLDNQTEVVFIADFPGLYLENFVSEDLGNTSVQVLEGQVKVEIVDEKKNYSLQPGEKMQIPAGAYHKVYTVSEGPSCYMYIYVNTTEAELQKNFTKLSELQEKVRNGTETEPLPPELQPLITGLDDQDSDNSVIDPVVRIFLKRQKRMQEVKKRREASVVERFQRFASKKYYSIRRGFLMTAIALRNLAVGLPPLEQLTREVAYANLKEPESEANQDERLKDEVGHGEL, encoded by the exons ATGGAGCCAGGGGCGAGTGACGCGACAGCAG CAGGTGCTCCATACATTGAACCGTCCATTGCAAAGAAAAAGAACAGTAAGGAGAACAAACAGGCAACCTTGTCCCCGTCAGAGCAGACCAGCACCATGAAGCGTGTCTTTGGCTTTGAGAAAGAAGACGTGTCCTCATGGCATCGGCTGGTGTGTCTCCTCAATCGCCCCACTGATCCGGCCTCATTGGGCATTTTCCGTTTCTTATTTG GTATGCTGATGGCACTAGACATCACCCAGGAGCGAGGCCTAAGCCATCTGGACTACAAGTATTTAGACGGGGCGCCGGTGTGCCGCTTCCCCCTCTTCAACTTCCTGAAGCCCCTTCCCATGGACTGGATGTTCTTTGTGTATTTTGTTATGTTCCTTG gAGCTGTTGGTATCATGCTTGGCTGTTTTTATCGCCTTGCCTGTCTGATGTTTATATCCACTTATTGGTACGTTTTCTTTCTGGACAAAACGACCTGGAACAATCACTCTTATCTGTATGGACTCATCGGCTTCCAGCTCACGCTCATGGACGCCAACAGATACTG GTCATTAGATGGACTCCGAAACCCCAGAAAGAGGAACGCCCATGTACCGCTATGGAACTACACTTTGCTGAGAACTCAG ATTTTCATAGTGTACTTCATCGCTGGGGTCAAGAAACTAGATGCTGATTGGGTGGAAGGGTACTCAATGAAATACTTGGCACACCATTGGTTATTTGACCCTTTCAA ACTGATCTTGCCTGTTGAATTGGTCAGTCTGATGGTGGTCCATGGTGGTGGTCTGATCTTAGACCTCACAGCTGGCTATCTGCTTTTCTTTGATGCCACACGTCCTGTCGCCATGTTCTTTGTCAGCTATTTCCACTGCATGAATTCCCAGCTCTTTAGCATAG GAATGTTTCCTTACACCATGTTGGCTACAAGTCCTCTCTTTTGCTACCCTGACTGGCCTAGACGCTTTTTCGGCCGTTTCCCAGAGTTCCTCTGGCCTGTACTGCCCCTCATCTCTCCTCCCCCGAGTCCCAGCTCCTCCTGCGTGTATCCAAATGCACCTACTGTATCTAGAGAGCAAGAAGAGGCCCACGCTGCTGCCAGACCCACCACTACAAGCTTCAAGCACAAGTTTAGAGCCTTCTTTACCATCCTTTACATCACCGAGCAGCTCTTCTTGCCATACTCGCACTTCATCACGCAG GGCTATAATAACTGGACAAATGGACTGTATGGTTACTCATGGGACATGATGGTTCACTCTCGCTCACATCAGCATGTCAAGATCACCTACAGAGATGGCGTAACAGGCGAGGTTGGATATCTGAACCCTGGA GTTTTCACTCAGAGCCGGAGATGGAAAGACCATGGAGACATGTTGAAGCAGTATGCGACATGCCTCAGTGAAAATCTGCCACGTTTCAATATCTCAGACCCAGAGATTTACTTTGACATCTGGGTGTCCATTAATGACCGTTTCCAACAGAG GATTTTTGACCCACGCATTGACATCGTAAAAGCCGATTGGTCACCATTCCGCCCCAATTCATGGCTCATGCCACTACTCGTTGACCTCTCACCATGGAGAACCAAATTTGAGGAGATTGAGGGGTCTTTAGACAACCAGACTGAAGTGGTATTTATCGCTGATTTCCCAg GCCTTTATCTTGAAAACTTTGTGAGTGAGGATCTTGGGAACACCAGTGTTCAGGTCCTGGAGGGTCAAGTGAAGGTTGAAATAGTGGATGAGAAAAAGAACTACAGTTTACAACCAGGAGAAAAAATGCAG ATTCCAGCTGGTGCGTACCATAAGGTGTACACTGTGTCTGAAGGGCCATCCTGTTACATGTACATTTATGTAAATACTACTGAGGCGGAGCTTCAGAAGAACTTCACAAAGCTTTCTGAACTTCAGGAGAAAGTGCGCAATGGAACGG AAACAGAGCCTTTGCCTCCTGAGCTGCAGCCGCTCATCACTGGTCTCGACGACCAGGACTCAGACAACAGCGTAATTGATCCTGTAGTACGAATCTTCCTCAAACGACAGAAGCGTATGCAGGAGGTGAAAAAGCGTCGAGAAGCTTCTGTGGTCGAGAGGTTCCAGAGATTTGCCTCAAAGAAATACTACTCGATTAGACGAGG ATTCCTGATGACAGCCATCGCTTTGCGTAACCTGGCTGTAGGTTTGCCACCGCTAGAGCAACTGACAAGAGAAGTGGCCTACGCCAACCTGAAGGAGCCCGAGAGTGAGGCAAATCAGGACGAGCGTCTTAAAGATGAGGTGGGCcacggagagctgtga
- the ggcx gene encoding vitamin K-dependent gamma-carboxylase isoform X2: protein MEPGASDATAGAPYIEPSIAKKKNSKENKQATLSPSEQTSTMKRVFGFEKEDVSSWHRLVCLLNRPTDPASLGIFRFLFGMLMALDITQERGLSHLDYKYLDGAPVCRFPLFNFLKPLPMDWMFFVYFVMFLGAVGIMLGCFYRLACLMFISTYWYVFFLDKTTWNNHSYLYGLIGFQLTLMDANRYWSLDGLRNPRKRNAHVPLWNYTLLRTQIFIVYFIAGVKKLDADWVEGYSMKYLAHHWLFDPFKLILPVELVSLMVVHGGGLILDLTAGYLLFFDATRPVAMFFVSYFHCMNSQLFSIGMFPYTMLATSPLFCYPDWPRRFFGRFPEFLWPVLPLISPPPSPSSSCVYPNAPTVSREQEEAHAAARPTTTSFKHKFRAFFTILYITEQLFLPYSHFITQGYNNWTNGLYGYSWDMMVHSRSHQHVKITYRDGVTGEVGYLNPGVFTQSRRWKDHGDMLKQYATCLSENLPRFNISDPEIYFDIWVSINDRFQQRIFDPRIDIVKADWSPFRPNSWLMPLLVDLSPWRTKFEEIEGSLDNQTEVVFIADFPGLYLENFVSEDLGNTSVQVLEGQVKVEIVDEKKNYSLQPGEKMQIPAGAYHKVYTVSEGPSCYMYIYVNTTEAELQKNFTKLSELQEKVRNGTETEPLPPELQPLITGLDDQDSDNSVIDPVVRIFLKRQKRMQEVKKRREASVVERFQRFASKKYYSIRRGFLMTAIALRNLAVGLPPLEQLTREVAYANLKEPESEANQDERLKDEVGHGEL, encoded by the exons ATGGAGCCAGGGGCGAGTGACGCGACAGCAG GTGCTCCATACATTGAACCGTCCATTGCAAAGAAAAAGAACAGTAAGGAGAACAAACAGGCAACCTTGTCCCCGTCAGAGCAGACCAGCACCATGAAGCGTGTCTTTGGCTTTGAGAAAGAAGACGTGTCCTCATGGCATCGGCTGGTGTGTCTCCTCAATCGCCCCACTGATCCGGCCTCATTGGGCATTTTCCGTTTCTTATTTG GTATGCTGATGGCACTAGACATCACCCAGGAGCGAGGCCTAAGCCATCTGGACTACAAGTATTTAGACGGGGCGCCGGTGTGCCGCTTCCCCCTCTTCAACTTCCTGAAGCCCCTTCCCATGGACTGGATGTTCTTTGTGTATTTTGTTATGTTCCTTG gAGCTGTTGGTATCATGCTTGGCTGTTTTTATCGCCTTGCCTGTCTGATGTTTATATCCACTTATTGGTACGTTTTCTTTCTGGACAAAACGACCTGGAACAATCACTCTTATCTGTATGGACTCATCGGCTTCCAGCTCACGCTCATGGACGCCAACAGATACTG GTCATTAGATGGACTCCGAAACCCCAGAAAGAGGAACGCCCATGTACCGCTATGGAACTACACTTTGCTGAGAACTCAG ATTTTCATAGTGTACTTCATCGCTGGGGTCAAGAAACTAGATGCTGATTGGGTGGAAGGGTACTCAATGAAATACTTGGCACACCATTGGTTATTTGACCCTTTCAA ACTGATCTTGCCTGTTGAATTGGTCAGTCTGATGGTGGTCCATGGTGGTGGTCTGATCTTAGACCTCACAGCTGGCTATCTGCTTTTCTTTGATGCCACACGTCCTGTCGCCATGTTCTTTGTCAGCTATTTCCACTGCATGAATTCCCAGCTCTTTAGCATAG GAATGTTTCCTTACACCATGTTGGCTACAAGTCCTCTCTTTTGCTACCCTGACTGGCCTAGACGCTTTTTCGGCCGTTTCCCAGAGTTCCTCTGGCCTGTACTGCCCCTCATCTCTCCTCCCCCGAGTCCCAGCTCCTCCTGCGTGTATCCAAATGCACCTACTGTATCTAGAGAGCAAGAAGAGGCCCACGCTGCTGCCAGACCCACCACTACAAGCTTCAAGCACAAGTTTAGAGCCTTCTTTACCATCCTTTACATCACCGAGCAGCTCTTCTTGCCATACTCGCACTTCATCACGCAG GGCTATAATAACTGGACAAATGGACTGTATGGTTACTCATGGGACATGATGGTTCACTCTCGCTCACATCAGCATGTCAAGATCACCTACAGAGATGGCGTAACAGGCGAGGTTGGATATCTGAACCCTGGA GTTTTCACTCAGAGCCGGAGATGGAAAGACCATGGAGACATGTTGAAGCAGTATGCGACATGCCTCAGTGAAAATCTGCCACGTTTCAATATCTCAGACCCAGAGATTTACTTTGACATCTGGGTGTCCATTAATGACCGTTTCCAACAGAG GATTTTTGACCCACGCATTGACATCGTAAAAGCCGATTGGTCACCATTCCGCCCCAATTCATGGCTCATGCCACTACTCGTTGACCTCTCACCATGGAGAACCAAATTTGAGGAGATTGAGGGGTCTTTAGACAACCAGACTGAAGTGGTATTTATCGCTGATTTCCCAg GCCTTTATCTTGAAAACTTTGTGAGTGAGGATCTTGGGAACACCAGTGTTCAGGTCCTGGAGGGTCAAGTGAAGGTTGAAATAGTGGATGAGAAAAAGAACTACAGTTTACAACCAGGAGAAAAAATGCAG ATTCCAGCTGGTGCGTACCATAAGGTGTACACTGTGTCTGAAGGGCCATCCTGTTACATGTACATTTATGTAAATACTACTGAGGCGGAGCTTCAGAAGAACTTCACAAAGCTTTCTGAACTTCAGGAGAAAGTGCGCAATGGAACGG AAACAGAGCCTTTGCCTCCTGAGCTGCAGCCGCTCATCACTGGTCTCGACGACCAGGACTCAGACAACAGCGTAATTGATCCTGTAGTACGAATCTTCCTCAAACGACAGAAGCGTATGCAGGAGGTGAAAAAGCGTCGAGAAGCTTCTGTGGTCGAGAGGTTCCAGAGATTTGCCTCAAAGAAATACTACTCGATTAGACGAGG ATTCCTGATGACAGCCATCGCTTTGCGTAACCTGGCTGTAGGTTTGCCACCGCTAGAGCAACTGACAAGAGAAGTGGCCTACGCCAACCTGAAGGAGCCCGAGAGTGAGGCAAATCAGGACGAGCGTCTTAAAGATGAGGTGGGCcacggagagctgtga
- the gmcl1 gene encoding germ cell-less protein-like 1, which yields MGSLGSRFQSSPRGPEEAVERQCAGNRHSCECRKRKRSSRCECDSEPDEEDSQLDTPRRKKLKSTSKYIYQTLFLNGENSDIQIRALGQEWNLHKIYLCQSGYFSSMFSGSWKESNMMVIELEIPDQNIDTEALQVVFGSLYRDDVLIKPSRVVNILAAACMLQLDGLIQQCGETMKENVNVKTVCSYYNSATMYGLDSVMKKCLEWLLNNLMTHQNVDLMKELGVEIMEQLIQSSDLFVMQVEMDVYTALKKWMFLQLNPSWDGPIKQLLVDADAWLCKRRSEAGEEEPFLNTDDGMPFVPVFRLIRLQYIINDLASARMLERDNILPPEWLSTVYKQQWFAMLRTEHDNDNGPQEANKEEFELNSMRCGRKLTKDGDYCWRWTGFNYGFDLLVTYTNRFIIFKRNTLSQPCGGAVSLQPRRHLAYRLRLASFDGSGKVVCSRSTGYQLVTLEKDQEYVVMNLDSRLLSFPLYVCCNFLYTSPSSERRGDTPEPESSIARSGS from the exons ATGGGTTCACTCGGGAGCCGCTTTCAGTCGTCGCCCCGGGGCCCAGAGGAGGCTGTGGAGAGGCAGTGTGCTGGAAACAGACACAGCTGTGAGTGCAGGAAGAGGAAACGCAGCTCACGGTGTGAGTGTGACAGCGAGCCGGACGAAGAGGACAGCCAGCTGGACACTCCACGCAG GAAGAAGTTGAAAAGCACCTCAAAGTACATCTACCAGACACTATTCCTGAAtggagaaaacagtgacatCCAGATCCGCGCCCTGGGGCAGGAGTGGAACCTTCATAAAATTTACCTGTGTCAG TCTGGCTATttctccagcatgttcagtggATCCTGGAAGGAGTctaacatgatggttattgagCTTGAGATCCCAGACCAGAATATTGACACTGAGG CCCTGCAAGTGGTGTTCGGGTCACTCTACAGGGATGATGTGTTGATCAAACCAAGTCGAGTTGTTAATATTCTCGCTGCTGCTTGTATGCTTCAGCTG GATGGATTAATCCAGCAGTGTGGAGAGACCATGAAGGAGAACGTGAATGTGAAGACCGTGTGCAGCTATTATAACTCGGCCACCATGTACGGCTTGGACTCCGTCATGAAGAA gtgtttagagtggCTCCTCAATAACCTCATGACGCATCAGAATGTGGACCTAATGAAGGAGCTCGG ggtgGAAATTATGGAACAGCTTATTCAGTCCTCTGATCTGTTCGTAATGCAAGTGGAGATGGATGTCTACACAGCACTGAAAAAA TGGATGTTCTTGCAGCTTAATCCGTCTTGGGATGGTCCTATCAAACAACTTCTGGTCGATGCAGATGCCTGGCTGTGTAAACGAAGAAGTG AGGCTGGAGAAGAGGAGCCCTTTCTGAACACAGATGACGGGATGCCCTTCGTCCCCGTTTTCAGGCTCATCCGCTTACAGTACATCATTAATGACCTGGCCTCTGCCCGCATGCTGGAACGGGACAACATCCTACCGCCTG AGTGGCTGAGCACAGTGTACAAACAGCAGTGGTTTGCCATGCTGAGGACAGAACATGATAATGATAACGG ACCACAAGAGGCCAATAAAGAGGAGTTTGAGCTGAACAGCATGCGCTGTGGACGAAAACTGACCAAAGATGGAGAT TACTGTTGGCGATGGACGGGGTTCAATTATGGCTTTGACCTGCTGGTGACTTACACGAATCGCTTCATAATCTTTAAGAGAAACACCCTCAGTCAGCCATGTGGGGGCGCTGTCAGCTTACAGCCACGACGCCACCTTGCGTACCG attGCGCCTTGCTTCCTTTGATGGCAGTGGAAAAGTGGTTTGCAGCCGGTCAACTGGCTACCAGCTTGTTACCCTCGAAAAGGACCAG GAATATGTGGTGATGAATCTGGACAGCCGGCTCTTGTCTTTTCCTCTGTATGTGTGCTGTAACTTCCTCTACACTTCTCCGTCCAGTGAGAGGAGAGGCGACACACCAGAGCCAGAGAGCAGCATCGCCCGCAGTGGGTCGTGA